The following proteins come from a genomic window of Natronosalvus vescus:
- a CDS encoding chemotaxis protein CheW translates to MPATASSGDRSNRTTIVTFSLDGDRYCVESRRLSSVLGVGDASVIDDADDPWHAGEITVGGETIRVIDLFQVFSPPVASLERPPEPKLLVFGVTDDDGAYIGWLVDDVGVTQRVDRRQLEATPQGMSFVTGRLPVAGNTYLWLDEEAIHAE, encoded by the coding sequence ATGCCAGCGACTGCCAGTTCTGGAGATCGGAGCAATCGAACCACCATCGTAACGTTTTCGCTCGATGGTGATCGCTACTGCGTCGAATCCAGGCGGCTCTCCTCCGTCCTCGGTGTTGGTGACGCCAGTGTCATCGACGATGCGGACGACCCCTGGCACGCTGGCGAGATTACCGTCGGCGGGGAAACGATCCGCGTGATCGACCTGTTCCAAGTGTTTTCTCCCCCAGTAGCCTCCCTCGAGCGGCCGCCGGAACCAAAACTGCTCGTCTTCGGCGTCACCGACGACGATGGCGCATACATCGGCTGGTTGGTCGACGACGTCGGCGTGACCCAGCGCGTCGACCGGCGTCAGCTCGAGGCAACTCCACAGGGGATGTCGTTCGTGACCGGGCGGCTTCCGGTAGCGGGTAACACGTATCTCTGGCTCGACGAGGAAGCGATTCACGCCGAGTGA
- a CDS encoding M24 family metallopeptidase has protein sequence MYQRDFMEGTRGTQAVDWEERIDVARMRRERKERALGRLQATDLGAMLLVSDPNIRYVTGLAMTGGSGADHYTVLTEEGDVIHWDTADHASNQRFNCPWLHDVRYACPGLGNVPRASGRDSARDFLKTKMAETVATALEEYGVADETLGIDVGNAGLVGAFESMGVEVDTETAPAVMEDARRVKTRDEIECLRQVAAICEAGFQRITETARPGAKETDVWGAAVEELWKQGAFVGGGYVTSGPNTWPKHQANTTDRMIRPGDLVYADFYNIGYLGYRSCYYRTFSMGEPTQAQQDAYETARDNLYDVLERIEPGVTTDEICQGFPDMEGEHADWYDADEHWQMTTNHWGHGLGLQLYEVPLIWRGLSPDHPIEIEEGMTMAVETQEPADRQGVRVEEMVVVRENGVEILSQWPVEEITTIDY, from the coding sequence ATGTACCAGCGAGACTTCATGGAGGGAACGCGCGGCACCCAGGCGGTCGACTGGGAGGAGCGAATCGACGTCGCGCGGATGCGACGCGAGCGCAAGGAACGCGCGCTCGGGCGTCTCCAGGCGACCGACCTCGGTGCGATGTTGCTCGTCTCCGACCCGAACATCCGGTACGTGACCGGGCTGGCGATGACCGGCGGCAGCGGGGCCGACCACTACACGGTTCTTACAGAGGAGGGCGACGTGATCCACTGGGATACGGCCGACCACGCGAGCAACCAGCGGTTCAACTGTCCCTGGCTGCACGACGTTCGGTACGCCTGTCCGGGTCTCGGGAACGTCCCCCGGGCATCAGGCCGCGATTCCGCTCGGGACTTTCTCAAAACCAAGATGGCCGAAACAGTCGCAACGGCCCTCGAGGAGTACGGCGTCGCTGACGAGACGCTGGGAATCGATGTCGGCAACGCTGGGCTGGTTGGGGCGTTCGAGTCCATGGGGGTCGAGGTCGACACAGAGACCGCACCCGCGGTGATGGAGGACGCTCGCAGGGTGAAGACCCGGGACGAAATCGAGTGTCTGCGCCAGGTCGCAGCGATCTGTGAGGCCGGCTTCCAGCGGATCACCGAAACGGCGCGGCCGGGCGCGAAAGAGACCGACGTGTGGGGGGCTGCCGTCGAGGAACTCTGGAAACAGGGTGCGTTCGTTGGCGGGGGTTACGTCACCTCCGGGCCGAACACCTGGCCGAAACACCAGGCGAACACCACCGACCGGATGATCCGGCCAGGCGACCTCGTCTACGCCGACTTCTACAACATCGGCTACCTGGGCTATCGCTCGTGTTACTACCGCACGTTCTCCATGGGCGAACCAACACAGGCCCAGCAAGACGCCTACGAGACTGCTCGAGACAACCTGTACGACGTCCTCGAGCGAATCGAACCCGGCGTTACGACCGACGAGATCTGCCAGGGCTTCCCGGACATGGAAGGCGAGCACGCCGACTGGTACGACGCCGACGAACACTGGCAGATGACGACCAACCATTGGGGCCACGGCCTGGGTCTCCAGCTATACGAGGTGCCGCTCATCTGGCGTGGCCTCTCCCCCGACCACCCGATCGAAATCGAGGAGGGAATGACGATGGCCGTCGAGACCCAGGAGCCAGCCGACCGCCAGGGTGTCCGCGTCGAGGAGATGGTCGTCGTTCGTGAGAACGGCGTCGAGATCCTCAGCCAGTGGCCGGTCGAAGAGATCACGACAATCGATTACTGA
- a CDS encoding MATE family efflux transporter codes for MTTGSIPPKLAQLAWPLVLGNLLQTFYNLADMFWVGRVSAEAVAAVSLMFPLSWMFVSTAMGLTAATIALVSQHVGAGDQRAADRVVGQTILLALAVSSVLATLGLYFRHPLLQLIGARDQVFVEALAYIEVIFLALPLTFLFFAFRSSLQGAGDTKTAMWLVLISAGINVVLDPFFILGWGPFPEMGTRGAAVATFIARAFATLAGVYILLDGRYGVRLRFGDLKPNLGIQRQLIDIGYPATLDGWARSFAAVAMAGFVARFGAAPTAAYGIVVRLMSVTWSVAGAVGDATSTGVGQNLGAKTPDRAATVAKTATAGTILFIFAIAALVFAFPAHAMGIFVDDPDVIAEGIVFIRINAPFWAVFAGVMVIQGAFRGAGNTREAMVLSFLSRWILRVPVALVLAFSWAVTIPVVGVTIVAFDWGVEGIWWAFSFGMGGSFVVAVLWFRLGTWRKAVIGDEGDSRATDTETDTDTDANGH; via the coding sequence ATGACGACGGGGTCGATCCCGCCGAAACTCGCCCAGCTCGCCTGGCCGCTGGTGCTCGGCAACCTCTTACAGACGTTTTACAACCTGGCTGATATGTTCTGGGTCGGTCGCGTCAGCGCCGAAGCGGTCGCGGCCGTCTCGCTCATGTTTCCGCTCTCGTGGATGTTCGTCTCGACGGCGATGGGGCTGACGGCGGCGACCATCGCGCTCGTCTCCCAGCACGTCGGTGCGGGTGACCAGCGCGCGGCCGACCGCGTCGTCGGCCAGACGATTCTGCTCGCCCTCGCGGTCTCGAGCGTCCTCGCCACGCTCGGCCTGTACTTTAGACACCCGCTCTTGCAGCTGATCGGCGCGCGCGACCAGGTGTTCGTCGAGGCGCTGGCGTACATCGAGGTCATCTTTCTTGCCCTGCCGCTCACGTTTCTGTTCTTCGCGTTTCGCTCGTCGTTACAGGGCGCTGGCGACACGAAGACGGCGATGTGGCTGGTGTTGATCTCGGCGGGAATCAACGTCGTCCTCGATCCGTTCTTCATCCTCGGCTGGGGTCCGTTCCCCGAGATGGGGACGCGCGGTGCCGCGGTCGCGACGTTCATCGCCCGTGCGTTCGCCACCCTCGCGGGCGTCTACATCCTGCTCGACGGGCGCTACGGCGTCCGTCTTCGGTTTGGCGACCTCAAACCGAACCTCGGGATTCAGCGCCAGTTGATCGACATCGGTTATCCCGCCACCCTCGACGGCTGGGCGCGAAGTTTCGCCGCCGTCGCGATGGCGGGGTTCGTCGCCCGATTCGGTGCCGCACCGACGGCGGCGTACGGCATCGTCGTTCGCCTCATGTCCGTGACGTGGTCTGTCGCGGGGGCCGTCGGCGACGCGACGTCGACGGGCGTCGGCCAGAACCTCGGGGCCAAAACCCCGGATCGAGCGGCGACGGTGGCAAAGACGGCAACTGCTGGGACGATCCTCTTCATCTTCGCGATCGCCGCACTCGTCTTCGCGTTCCCGGCCCACGCGATGGGCATCTTCGTCGACGATCCCGACGTGATCGCCGAGGGCATCGTCTTCATCCGGATCAATGCTCCCTTCTGGGCGGTCTTCGCCGGCGTCATGGTGATCCAGGGGGCGTTCCGCGGTGCCGGAAACACCCGAGAGGCGATGGTACTCTCGTTCCTCTCGCGGTGGATTTTGCGCGTCCCGGTCGCACTCGTGCTGGCGTTTTCCTGGGCCGTGACGATTCCCGTCGTCGGGGTCACGATCGTCGCGTTCGACTGGGGCGTCGAGGGCATCTGGTGGGCGTTCTCCTTCGGTATGGGCGGGTCGTTCGTCGTCGCCGTGCTGTGGTTCCGGCTGGGTACCTGGCGTAAAGCGGTTATCGGCGACGAAGGGGATTCTCGAGCAACAGACACGGAGACGGACACGGACACGGATGCGAACGGCCACTGA
- a CDS encoding helix-turn-helix domain-containing protein — protein MSVILEFTVEGEDFKLGEVLSGPETMHLELERIVPTGDMTMPFVWATGENHGGFEETVQTHPAVSKFLSLDVVGDSALYRVEWHDAPTDLIEGIAVADAVVLEARGNSQWSFRLRFPNHDKLSLFHNFILEHDIPIHIERTYTLSETTERGHRFGLSQEQREALVLATRQGYFATPRETSLEDIAAELEISEQAVSNRIRRGNEKILQQVLLTSARDFE, from the coding sequence ATGAGCGTCATCCTGGAATTTACCGTCGAGGGCGAGGACTTCAAACTCGGAGAGGTTCTCTCGGGCCCGGAGACCATGCATCTCGAACTGGAACGGATCGTCCCGACGGGGGACATGACCATGCCGTTCGTGTGGGCGACTGGAGAGAATCACGGCGGGTTCGAAGAAACCGTCCAGACCCATCCAGCGGTCAGTAAGTTCCTGTCGCTGGACGTCGTGGGCGACAGCGCCCTGTATCGGGTCGAATGGCACGACGCCCCGACCGATCTCATCGAGGGGATCGCGGTGGCCGATGCGGTCGTACTCGAAGCCCGGGGAAACAGTCAGTGGAGCTTTCGACTACGGTTTCCCAACCACGACAAACTCTCCCTCTTTCATAACTTCATCCTCGAACACGACATCCCGATTCACATCGAGCGAACGTACACGTTGAGCGAAACGACCGAGCGTGGTCACCGATTCGGCCTCTCACAAGAACAGCGCGAGGCACTGGTACTCGCTACCCGGCAGGGCTACTTCGCTACGCCGCGAGAGACGAGTCTCGAGGATATCGCCGCGGAATTGGAGATCAGCGAACAGGCCGTCTCGAATCGAATTCGCCGAGGGAACGAAAAGATCCTCCAACAGGTGTTGCTCACGTCGGCGAGGGACTTCGAGTGA
- a CDS encoding serine hydrolase, with translation MPRPSPLESTTADTIDSLLRERLREDTIPGLSLAITDSDGIRYARGYGSRDLASNDPATPDTVYGIGSVSKSFASLSILQLVDQGALSLEDPVADHLAVDVPEAVTLHHLLSHTSGYPSLATSEALIARQMTVGEAGVPLGTWEDFLAHFEGARDEIAGDPGDHWMYCNSGYTLAGAVVEAVSGNSYVEYVTENVLEPLEMGRSTYDREVFEAFDDRMTPYHKTDDGLEETPVPIRELSAAAGGLLAPVTDMASYLRLHLGGGAANGNRLLEAETLERAYGAYADTPSGPYGYGWRTRTVADETLVGHGGSIAVSTAYAGFSREHDVGIALLANTAPGYGLAELGQGVFAALVGEDPQKLPFFARKKRFEELSGEYESYRAIKEAEVEPEGGILRLRVGGPIGDGSWTPLIPADLEAGRFYAVTAAGNRQPVRFERAGDDLSLYIDRWRLHKK, from the coding sequence ATGCCAAGGCCATCACCCCTCGAGTCGACCACCGCCGACACCATCGACAGCCTGCTGCGAGAACGACTCCGGGAAGATACGATCCCCGGATTGAGCCTCGCGATCACCGACAGCGACGGGATCAGGTACGCCCGCGGCTACGGCTCTCGAGACCTCGCATCCAACGACCCGGCGACGCCCGATACCGTCTATGGAATCGGTTCGGTGTCGAAGTCGTTCGCCTCGCTTTCGATCCTGCAACTGGTCGACCAGGGCGCGCTCTCACTCGAGGATCCAGTCGCGGATCACCTCGCCGTCGACGTTCCCGAGGCGGTCACGCTCCACCACCTCTTGAGTCACACCTCCGGCTACCCCTCGCTCGCGACCAGCGAGGCACTGATTGCCCGGCAGATGACGGTGGGCGAGGCCGGCGTCCCCCTCGGCACCTGGGAGGACTTCCTCGCCCACTTCGAGGGCGCTCGAGACGAAATTGCCGGCGACCCCGGTGACCACTGGATGTACTGCAACTCCGGCTACACGCTCGCCGGGGCCGTCGTCGAGGCGGTTTCGGGGAACTCCTACGTCGAATACGTGACCGAAAACGTCCTCGAGCCACTGGAGATGGGACGATCGACCTACGACCGCGAAGTCTTCGAGGCGTTCGACGACCGGATGACGCCCTATCACAAGACCGACGACGGCCTCGAGGAGACGCCGGTTCCAATCCGGGAACTCAGCGCCGCCGCCGGCGGACTGTTGGCACCGGTGACGGACATGGCGTCGTACCTCCGTCTGCACCTTGGAGGCGGCGCGGCCAACGGGAATCGCCTGCTCGAGGCTGAGACGCTCGAGCGCGCCTACGGCGCGTACGCCGACACCCCGTCGGGACCGTACGGCTACGGCTGGCGCACGCGGACGGTTGCGGACGAAACGCTCGTCGGTCACGGCGGGTCGATCGCCGTCTCGACCGCGTACGCTGGTTTCAGCCGCGAACACGATGTCGGGATCGCCCTGCTGGCGAACACGGCACCTGGCTACGGGCTAGCAGAGCTCGGCCAGGGCGTGTTCGCGGCACTCGTCGGCGAGGATCCACAGAAACTCCCGTTCTTCGCTCGCAAGAAACGGTTCGAGGAGCTTTCGGGCGAGTACGAGTCCTACCGCGCCATCAAAGAAGCAGAGGTCGAACCCGAAGGCGGCATCCTGCGCCTCCGCGTCGGTGGGCCGATCGGCGACGGCTCGTGGACGCCGCTGATTCCCGCGGATCTCGAGGCGGGTCGATTCTACGCGGTGACCGCCGCCGGTAACCGACAGCCCGTCCGATTCGAGCGGGCGGGCGACGATCTGAGCCTGTACATCGACCGGTGGCGCTTGCACAAAAAGTAG
- a CDS encoding response regulator transcription factor, producing MSTNQHVLIVEDEPDLATLYATWLEDRATVETAYSGTEALDAINGTVDIVLLDRRMPGLSGDTVLETIRERQLDCRVAMVTAVEPDFDIIGMGFDDYLVKPVSKSELLGTIDQLELRSTYDQQLQEFFALASKKALLDAEKTDAERKSSQEYAKLEDRLAVLRANVDDTMTALLEKNVYRRLCQDISREPITSE from the coding sequence ATGTCCACCAACCAACACGTCCTGATCGTCGAAGACGAACCAGACCTGGCGACACTGTATGCAACCTGGCTCGAGGATCGAGCAACCGTCGAGACGGCCTACAGCGGCACCGAAGCGCTCGATGCCATCAACGGGACGGTCGACATTGTCCTCCTCGACCGGCGGATGCCGGGACTGTCGGGTGACACCGTCCTCGAGACGATTCGCGAGCGGCAACTCGATTGTCGTGTCGCCATGGTGACGGCGGTCGAACCTGACTTCGACATCATCGGCATGGGGTTCGACGACTACCTCGTCAAACCGGTGTCGAAATCGGAACTCCTCGGCACCATCGACCAGCTCGAGTTGCGCTCGACGTACGACCAGCAACTCCAGGAGTTCTTCGCACTCGCCTCGAAGAAGGCGCTGCTCGACGCCGAGAAAACCGACGCCGAGCGCAAATCCAGCCAGGAGTACGCCAAACTCGAGGATCGACTGGCGGTGTTGCGGGCGAACGTCGACGACACGATGACGGCGTTGCTCGAAAAGAACGTCTATCGACGACTCTGTCAGGACATCTCCCGGGAGCCGATCACGAGCGAGTAA
- a CDS encoding macro domain-containing protein encodes MEFDVIQGDIAAQSADAFVNAAGTSLRMGSGVAGALRRGAGPELNEAAMAKGPVDLGDVAVTDAYDLEAEYVIHAAAMPHYGDGAATAESIRAATRKSLERADDLGCASLVIPALGCGVAGFGLEAGADIIAREIEAYEPTALEDVRLIAYSDEEFEIIERVAQPHSA; translated from the coding sequence ATGGAGTTCGACGTCATCCAGGGCGACATCGCAGCACAGTCGGCGGACGCCTTCGTCAACGCCGCCGGGACGAGCCTCCGGATGGGGTCGGGTGTCGCTGGCGCGCTCAGACGGGGTGCAGGCCCCGAACTCAACGAAGCGGCAATGGCCAAGGGGCCGGTCGACCTTGGCGACGTCGCCGTCACCGACGCATACGACCTCGAGGCCGAGTACGTCATCCACGCGGCGGCGATGCCCCACTACGGCGACGGGGCGGCGACCGCCGAGAGCATTCGTGCGGCCACGCGAAAGAGCCTCGAGCGAGCGGACGACCTCGGGTGTGCGTCGCTCGTGATACCAGCACTTGGCTGTGGTGTCGCCGGATTCGGCCTCGAGGCTGGAGCCGATATCATCGCTCGAGAAATCGAGGCGTACGAACCGACGGCGCTCGAGGACGTCAGGCTCATCGCCTATAGCGACGAGGAGTTCGAGATCATCGAGCGTGTGGCGCAGCCTCACTCGGCGTGA
- a CDS encoding histidine kinase N-terminal 7TM domain-containing protein, giving the protein MIEGTLFMAGLVMATVLSAVLGGMTWRYRRRPGATPFLLLVAGLGIWTGMAFLASVDPSPERTRFWYYLTYAGIPTVVLGWFLFALEFTGHEEWITPKTVGLLLVEPVAVQLVVWTNEYHNLFWRDLPENPLNQASYELLFWIHVLYSYGLLLAGSIILVSFVLYSKTLYRDQVAAILFACSVPWGTNMVYLFTSFPTDLTPLAIGVSSIAFAWSMFRYGFMDVVPIARDTVIDEMSDGVLVLDAHCRIVDYNRAIHPLIAAEESTLVGSHVTDVFAFGRFRAVDEEPGNGTDAASANLALEAFFDESIETERTIEVETVVSDSGSPRAFSLTLSPFYARKSTQTGQLLVSQEITISKRRERQLSDLAAELEHRTREQSALIENIPGLVYRMPEPDSGTCSFVSTAAMAVTGYPPAAFESGERSLNDLVHGEERQRVLEQKQAAIADRSRYDVTYRIRTGKDGTRWVRDVGEGIVTDDGDLASVVGVIIDVTENKEREQLQVLNRVLRHNIRNEMNVIKGYAGMAAANASEEVAPDLAVVRRKSKEVMRMSEKARIVQQLLGTQSGANRTLNLVDALANALARIDDRYGERVRGRVDVTVSGALDTHADGDDPFENDLFVTGSDLLAVGLYELLENAILHGGDSPTLEIDVRGRDGTAELRIADTGPGLPETERRVLEDGLESPLEHGSGMGLWIAQWVFTPDADLAFDADDDGTTVCVTFGRSGTDRGDEVDRHQESDGVGTSSADVISEWLVDTDS; this is encoded by the coding sequence ATGATCGAGGGGACGCTGTTTATGGCCGGCCTCGTGATGGCAACGGTGCTGTCGGCCGTCCTCGGAGGGATGACCTGGCGGTATCGCCGACGGCCCGGAGCGACGCCGTTTCTCCTGCTCGTTGCCGGCCTCGGCATCTGGACGGGCATGGCGTTTCTTGCGTCAGTCGACCCCTCACCCGAGCGGACGCGGTTCTGGTACTATCTTACGTACGCCGGTATTCCGACCGTCGTCCTCGGCTGGTTTCTATTCGCCCTCGAGTTCACCGGGCACGAGGAGTGGATCACCCCGAAAACAGTCGGACTGTTGCTGGTCGAACCGGTTGCCGTCCAGTTAGTCGTGTGGACGAACGAATACCACAACTTATTCTGGCGGGATCTGCCGGAGAACCCCCTCAACCAGGCGTCCTACGAATTGCTGTTCTGGATCCACGTTCTGTACTCCTACGGGCTCTTGCTTGCAGGGTCGATCATCCTCGTTTCGTTCGTACTCTACTCCAAAACGCTGTACCGCGACCAGGTTGCCGCCATCCTGTTCGCCTGTAGCGTACCCTGGGGAACGAACATGGTGTATCTCTTCACGTCGTTCCCGACTGATTTGACGCCGCTGGCGATCGGCGTCTCCTCGATTGCGTTCGCCTGGTCGATGTTTCGATACGGATTCATGGACGTCGTTCCGATCGCTCGAGACACCGTTATCGACGAGATGAGTGATGGCGTTCTCGTCCTCGACGCCCACTGCCGGATCGTCGATTACAATCGGGCCATTCACCCCTTGATCGCGGCCGAAGAATCGACGCTTGTTGGGAGTCACGTCACGGACGTGTTCGCGTTCGGACGATTCAGGGCCGTCGACGAGGAACCGGGGAACGGTACAGATGCGGCATCTGCGAACCTAGCACTCGAAGCGTTCTTCGACGAATCGATCGAAACGGAACGGACGATCGAGGTCGAAACCGTCGTGTCGGACTCCGGGTCTCCGCGAGCGTTCTCGCTCACGCTCTCGCCGTTCTATGCCCGGAAATCGACACAGACCGGCCAGCTGCTCGTTTCCCAGGAGATTACCATCAGTAAACGCCGGGAACGCCAACTCAGCGACCTTGCGGCCGAACTCGAACATCGGACGCGCGAACAGTCGGCACTCATCGAGAACATCCCGGGGTTGGTGTACCGGATGCCCGAGCCCGATTCAGGGACGTGTTCGTTCGTCAGCACGGCGGCGATGGCGGTGACCGGCTATCCACCGGCAGCGTTCGAATCCGGCGAGCGATCGCTCAACGATCTGGTTCACGGCGAGGAGCGCCAACGCGTCCTCGAGCAAAAGCAGGCGGCGATCGCCGACCGAAGCCGGTACGACGTCACGTACCGCATCCGAACTGGGAAGGACGGAACCCGGTGGGTCAGGGACGTCGGCGAGGGAATCGTCACCGACGACGGAGATCTCGCCTCGGTCGTCGGCGTCATCATCGACGTCACCGAGAACAAAGAACGCGAGCAGTTGCAGGTGCTCAACCGCGTGTTGCGCCATAACATCAGAAACGAGATGAACGTGATCAAAGGCTACGCTGGCATGGCAGCGGCGAACGCGTCCGAGGAAGTTGCTCCGGATCTCGCGGTCGTGAGACGAAAGTCCAAGGAAGTGATGCGGATGAGCGAAAAAGCCCGTATCGTCCAGCAACTGTTAGGCACTCAGTCCGGAGCGAACCGAACGCTGAATCTCGTCGATGCCCTCGCCAACGCGCTCGCCCGAATCGACGACCGCTACGGCGAGCGTGTCAGAGGTCGCGTCGACGTTACCGTCAGCGGTGCGCTCGATACGCACGCCGACGGCGATGACCCGTTCGAGAACGACCTGTTCGTCACTGGCTCCGATCTGCTCGCGGTTGGATTATACGAACTCCTCGAGAACGCCATCCTCCACGGCGGCGACAGCCCAACTCTCGAAATCGACGTTCGAGGCCGCGACGGAACCGCGGAACTCCGGATCGCTGACACCGGGCCAGGGCTCCCGGAGACCGAACGGCGGGTGCTCGAGGACGGGCTCGAGTCCCCGCTCGAGCACGGCAGCGGGATGGGGCTGTGGATCGCCCAGTGGGTTTTCACCCCCGATGCCGACCTCGCGTTCGACGCTGACGACGATGGAACTACGGTCTGCGTCACGTTCGGCAGGTCGGGAACCGATCGGGGGGACGAGGTCGACCGACACCAGGAAAGCGACGGCGTCGGTACGTCGTCTGCCGACGTCATTTCCGAGTGGCTCGTGGATACCGATTCGTGA
- a CDS encoding DUF7344 domain-containing protein yields the protein MSPKWRGPIHLDVNVPPNDTDTQTAVHRALACAYRRRVVEYLAGCEGDVATVDELIANLHDHDEVTENRRHIAVKLHHVALPKLATLGFLEYDDRSQTVRYRESPVLERELRRCVDVTAVT from the coding sequence GTGTCACCAAAGTGGCGTGGGCCGATACACCTCGATGTGAACGTACCTCCGAACGACACCGATACACAAACCGCTGTTCACAGGGCGCTGGCCTGCGCATATCGTCGCCGGGTTGTAGAGTATCTGGCCGGTTGCGAGGGCGACGTCGCCACGGTAGATGAACTAATCGCGAATCTTCACGATCACGATGAGGTTACCGAGAACCGGAGACACATCGCCGTGAAGTTACATCACGTCGCACTCCCGAAGTTGGCAACGCTTGGATTCCTCGAGTACGACGACAGGAGCCAAACGGTTCGGTATCGAGAGTCACCAGTTCTGGAACGGGAACTGCGTCGATGTGTTGACGTGACCGCGGTCACGTGA